Within the Amycolatopsis solani genome, the region CAAACGGTAGCAGTCAGCCCAGCCGGGCCTTCGTGTCCTCGCCGAGTTCGGTGACACCGGTCTCCCAGGCCACGTGGCAGAGCGCGCGGAGCAGGTCCAGGTCGTCGCCGTCGCCGGTCGCTTCCAGGACGCCGTCGCGGGTGGTCACCGACCAGCCGGGGCGCGGCCCGATCTTGAGGTCCTCGGGCGGCTCGGTGAGCGCGGTGAGGTCCTTGGCCAGGTACGTCCCGCGTTCGGCCGGGACGGCCTCGATCAGCTGCCGCGGCGTCGCGACCCCGGAGAGCACGACCAGCGAGTCGATGCCCGCGGCGACCGCACCTGCGATGTCGGTGTCGAGCCGGTCGCCGACGACCAGCGGCCGTTCCGCGCCCGCCGAGCGAGCGGCGGTCTCGAACAGCAGCGGCTGCGGCTTCCCGGCGACGAGCGGTTCGACATCAGTGGCGGTGCGCAGCGCGGCGACCATCGAGCCGTTGCCCGGCAGCAGGCCGCGCTCGCTGGGCAGGGTCGCGTCGACGTTGCAGGCGACCCACAGCGCACCCGCCCGGATGGCCAGGCAGGCTTCGGCGAGCGCGGCCCAGGTGTTGTCGGGCGAGTGGCCCTGGACGACCGCCTGGACGTCGTCACCGTTTTCCCGCACCGGCTTCAGCCCGGCCCCGGCGACCTCGGCGGCCAGCGATTCGGTGCCGACGACCAGGACCTCGGCCCCGGGCTCGAGCCGGTCCTTGAGCAGCACGACGCCGGCCTGGGCGCTGGTGTGCACCTCGTCGGTCCCGGCGGGCATGCCGAGGCCGGTGAGGTGCGCGACGACCTCGCCGGGCGCCTTGGAGGCGTTGTTCGTGACGTAGCGGACGGGTGTGCCGTGCTCGCGGACCGCACGGACCGTCTCCGGAGCGCCCGGGATCACCCGGGAGCCGTGGTAGACGGTGCCGTCGAGGTCGAACAGGACGGCGTCGTAGGCCGCGAGCAAGGCGTCACTCATCGGTGTCTTCGGTGTCCTTTTCTTCGGCGGCCTGGTTTTCGGCGGCCTGGTCCTTCG harbors:
- a CDS encoding HAD-IIA family hydrolase, producing MSDALLAAYDAVLFDLDGTVYHGSRVIPGAPETVRAVREHGTPVRYVTNNASKAPGEVVAHLTGLGMPAGTDEVHTSAQAGVVLLKDRLEPGAEVLVVGTESLAAEVAGAGLKPVRENGDDVQAVVQGHSPDNTWAALAEACLAIRAGALWVACNVDATLPSERGLLPGNGSMVAALRTATDVEPLVAGKPQPLLFETAARSAGAERPLVVGDRLDTDIAGAVAAGIDSLVVLSGVATPRQLIEAVPAERGTYLAKDLTALTEPPEDLKIGPRPGWSVTTRDGVLEATGDGDDLDLLRALCHVAWETGVTELGEDTKARLG